The Lycium barbarum isolate Lr01 chromosome 10, ASM1917538v2, whole genome shotgun sequence genome includes a region encoding these proteins:
- the LOC132613646 gene encoding U-box domain-containing protein 10-like, with protein sequence MAGGEATKIPLQVIHDVSQISSTGFGGFFKKDCTDLSRRVSLLAHLLEEIRDSNNTLLDSSHNSCLVDLSIALKAAKRLLLAANDFDPNISPDEARKKIVFQFQCVTWKLVKSLGSLPYDHFDISEEVQEQVELVITQLKRAKERYGGPVTSNILSRALSQPLDKEIDPLQSGSRGVGSLHLENVGNIDHEVRPKLVQESENLRNSSKFSEVTSLNVPGSAREDDSPSKNLVESKKPNSPTIPEEYLCPISLELLRDPVIVATGQTYERSFIQRWIDGGNTRCPKTQQILQDLTLTPNIALRSLISDWCTKNDIEQPTALAKSGRIKRSDGSFRYVSGDIAAIEAIVHKLSSRSTEDRRAAVAEIRSLSKRSTDNRVLIAKAGAIPVLVNLLTSEDSQIQENAVTSILNLSIFDNNKGLIMLAGAVPSIVQVLRAGSMEAKENAAATIFSLSLGDENKIIIGASGAIPALVELLQSGSTRGKKDAATALFNLCIYQGNKGRAVRAGIIPALLTMMTDLTMVDEALTILSVLASHQEAKAAIAKASTIPVLIDLLRTGLPRTKENAAAILLSLCKRDTENLSCLRRLGALIPLSELVNSGTERAKRKATSLLEQLKKSQQA encoded by the exons ATGGCCGGTGGAGAAGCCACAAAGATCCCACTCCAAGTCATTCACGATGTATCTCAAATTTCCAGTACTGGATTTGGTGGTTTCTTCAAGAAAGACTGTACTGATTTATCAAGAAGAGTTTCCCTTTTAGCTCATTTGCTTGAAGAAATAAGGGATTCAAACAACACCCTTTTGGATTCTTCCCACAATTCTTGTTTGGTTGATCTCTCCATAGCTCTCAAGGCTGCAAAAAGATTACTTTTAGCAGCTAATGACTTTGATCCCAACATCTCACCT GACGAGGCAAGGAAGAAAATTGTTTTTCAATTTCAATGTGTGACATGGAAATTGGTGAAATCCCTTGGCAGCTTACCATATGACCACTTCGACATATCAGAAGAAGTACAAGAGCAG GTTGAATTGGTCATAACACAGTTGAAACGAGCCAAAGAGAGGTATGGTGGACCAGTGACTTCAAATATATTATCTCGAGCACTCTCCCAACCATTAGATAAGGAGATTGATCCACTTCAATCGGGCAGTAGGGGAGTTGGAAGTTTACATCTAGAGAATGTTGGCAATATTGATCACGAAGTTAGACCAAAACTAGTTCAGGAATCAGAAAATCTAAGGAATTCATCCAAGTTTTCTGAGGTTACTTCCCTAAACGTTCCTGGTTCAGCCAGGGAAGATGACTCACCGAGCAAGAATCTTGTGGAGAGTAAGAAACCTAATTCTCCTACAATTCCTGAAGAGTATCTTTGCCCTATATCCCTCGAGCTCCTGAGGGATCCTGTAATTGTGGCCACAGGACAG ACTTACGAGAGATCTTTCATACAAAGATGGATAGACGGTGGCAACACAAGATGCCCAAAAACTCAGCAAATACTCCAAGATCTTACACTGACACCCAATATTGCTTTACGAAGTCTCATTTCTGATTGGTGTACAAAGAACGATATAGAGCAGCCAACTGCATTGGCCAAAAGTGGGAGAATAAAGAGAAGTGATGGATCGTTTCGTTATGTTAGTGGAGATATAGCAGCTATTGAGGCAATTGTACATAAACTTTCAAGTAGGTCCACCGAGGATCGGAGGGCTGCAGTAGCGGAGATCCGATCTCTATCCAAAAGAAGTACAGACAACAGAGTTTTGATTGCTAAAGCTGGAGCAATCCCGGTGTTGGTTAACTTGTTGACATCTGAAGACAGTCAAATCCAAGAAAATGCCGTCACTTCTATTCTTAACCTTTCTATATTCGATAACAACAAGGGCCTTATCATGCTTGCCGGTGCTGTTCCTTCAATTGTTCAAGTTCTCAGAGCTGGAAGCATGGAAGCAAAAGAAAATGCAGCAGCGACCATCTTTAGTTTATCACTTGGAGATgagaataaaataataatagGTGCATCGGGAGCCATACCAGCTCTGGTAGAATTGCTTCAGTCCGGAAGCACCAGAGGGAAAAAAGATGCTGCAACAGCTTTGTTTAACTTATGCATATATCAAGGAAATAAGGGTCGTGCAGTTCGGGCAGGGATTATACCGGCACTGTTAACGATGATGACCGATTTAACAATGGTTGATGAAGCTTTGACTATTCTTTCAGTTCTTGCTAGCCACCAAGAGGCTAAAGCTGCCATAGCAAAAGCTAGCACGATCCCCGTATTGATAGATCTATTAAGGACAGGTCTACCTCGTACTAAGGAAAATGCAGCTGCTATCTTGTTATCCTTGTGTAAGAGGGATACTGAGAATTTATCTTGCCTTCGTAGGCTCGGTGCACTTATACCTCTTTCGGAGCTTGTTAATAGCGGCACAGAGAGGGCCAAGAGGAAGGCTACTTCATTGTTGGAGCAACTTAAAAAATCTCAGCAGGCTTGA
- the LOC132614526 gene encoding putative 1-phosphatidylinositol-3-phosphate 5-kinase FAB1C, with protein MGVPDSSILGLIEKVKSWISWRKSGPIPLDCRLNMDIDSGKTCWECKMKFTDSCNKYNCQSCNGVFCGNCLNVVASGSEGTVVDIRSCKFCSELRTWKNKGVYRDKIYPSESPRESQESTSPNFNSDRFNGYSPVSLRHSPSRSDEDEGGDSTSQFFSPSSSYFHDTSDIDSSSVSTRHEFYSLRSAGSSPSDSPSRIRFTSNRVGHSVQQDQNDETPKSQNDGPFDQEASYVLRRLEKGAKDPEKQQKPFNLRNSDLIWFPPPPDEDDEAENNFFAYDDEDNEIGESAAVFSSKEKEHVENKEPLKAVVQGHFRALVLQLLQGEGIKSGKENGADDWVDVVTSLAWQAANFVKPDTSAGGSMDPGYYVKVKRVASGSPRESTLVKGVVCTKNIKHKRMTSRCKTARLLLLGGALEYQRVPNQLASFNTLLQQEREHLKMIVSKIEAHHPNVLLVEKSVSSHAQEYLLAKEISLVLNVKRPLLERIARCTGALITPSIDNIAMARLGYCELFHLEKVSEEHEPPNQFNKKPSKTLMFFDGCPSRLGCTVLLRGLCCEELKKVKKVFQYAVFAAYHLSLETSFLADEGASLPKVSVTPSMAIPEMTSFDNAISMISHTAEHHSPPFSDPPTVDDSGDRDVLSTACLENLPLCHAHDKRPVESVEIKNHASEGSLVTLGQGESQSRELPELSKVERSDELGPSNELYSAADSHQSILVSFSSRCVLDGSVCERSRLLRIKFYGSFDKPLGRYLQDDLFGQIPSCQSCKEPAEDHVICYTHQQANLTINVRRLPSEKLPGEWDNKIWMWHRCLKCAQIEGVPPATCRVVMSDAAWGLSFGKFLELSFSNNATANRVANCGHSLQRDCLRFYGCGSMIAFFRYSPIDILSVRLPPSILEFSNYKEQEWLLKETEELLCKAKALYAEISSAFRRIEEKYSSHEPSDKTELDDCIVELKDLLMKERIDYHYLLATGDAETSEGEQAAVDILELNRLRHSLVIASHVWDRRLLSVESLFQESSGSVGSEDAGSCSELIDWRNDMFLKNDPLEHVYEETEPEFSNSNEYDEKPFQPEQEETRGSPCGLEDSTFSSCEFEKAQMEGENGTSLERVPSGGSVLSDKIDSAWTGTDRSPQKAQLQRNGSEAAPFRQLDIPPIARLKSPARVNSFDSALRLQDRIKKGLPPSSMHLSAIRSFHASGDYRNMIRDPVSSVQRTYSQMSPNEAHKFNLLMSSSPSFISHASLIHDGARLMVPQNGYNDIVIAVYDSEPTSIISYALSSKEYKDRVTDKPNVPERSWNMNDIRKENRVASNHLRWQSFGSLDMDYINYGGYGSEDASGTINFLFADSKTSPHLRISFEDESSNAGGKVKFSVTCYFAKQFDALRKKCCCDELDFIRSLSRCKRWTAQGGKSNVYFAKSLDERFIIKQVQKTELDSFEEFGPDYFKYLTDSVSSRSPTCLAKILGIYQVSVKHLKGGRETKMDLIVMENIFFGRTISKVYDLKGSLRSRYNADKTGANNVLLDMNLLETLRTKPIFLGSKAKRSLERAVWNDTSFLASVDVMDYSLLVGVDEERKELVLGIIDFMRQYTWDKHLETWVKASGILGGLKNASPTIISPIQYKKRFRKAMTSYFLTVPDQWSS; from the exons ATGGGAGTGCCTGATAGTTCAATTCTTGGTTTGATTGAGAAAGTTAAGTCTTGGATTTCGTGGCGAAAAAGTGGTCCAATTCCCTTGGATTGCAGATTAAACATGGATATTGACAGTGGAAAAACTTGTTGGGAATGTAAGATGAAGTTTACTGATTCTTGTAACAAGTACAATTGCCAAAGTTGCAATGGAGTTTTCTGTGGTAATTGTTTGAATGTTGTTGCATCTGGATCAGAAGGGACAGTGGTGGATATAAGGTCTTGCAAGTTTTGTTCTGAGTTAAGGACTTGGAAAAATAAAGGTGTTTATAGAGACAAAATTTATCCTTCTGAGTCTCCTAGAGAAAGCCAAGAATCAACATCACCAAATTTCAACAGTGACAGATTTAATGGTTATTCTCCAGTATCTCTACGTCACTCGCCAAGCAG GAGTGATGAAGACGAAGGTGGGGATTCAACAAGTCAATTCTTCAGTCCGTCGAGTAGCTATTTTCATGATACTTCAGATATAGATTCGAGTAGTGTTAGTACTAGACATGAATTTTACAGTTTAAGGTCCGCTGGATCAAGTCCATCGGACAGCCCCTCTAGGATTCGTTTTACTTCCAATAGAGTTGGGCATTCTGTACAGCAAGATCAAAATGATGAGACCCCAAAGTCTCAGAATGATGGTCCCTTTGATCAAGAAGCCTCATATGTTTTAAGAAGGCTTGAGAAAGGGGCCAAGGATCCAGAAAAGCAGCAAAAGCCATTCAATCTTAGAAATAGTGATCTCATATGGTTTCCTCCTCCACCTGATGAAGATGACGAGGCAGAAAATAATTTCTTCGCATATGATGATGAGGACAATGAAATTGGAGAGTCAGCTGCGGTATTTTCTTCAAAGGAGAAAGAACATGTGGAAAACAAGGAACCTTTAAAAGCTGTTGTACAGGGCCATTTTAGGGCTCTTGTCTTACAGCTATTGCAAGGTGAAGGAATAAAGTCGGGGAAAGAAAACGGTGCTGATGACTGGGTTGATGTAGTTACATCACTAGCATGGCAAGCTGCGAATTTCGTGAAGCCAGATACCAGTGCAGGAGGCAGCATGGATCCCGGTTATTATGTAAAGGTTAAACGTGTAGCTTCTGGAAGCCCAAGGGAGAG CACCCTTGTTAAAGGAGTAGTCTGTACGAAGAATATTAAACACAAGCGCATGACTTCACGCTGCAAAACTGCTAGATTGCTTTTATTAGGAGGAGCACTTGAGTACCAAAGAGTTCCCAATCAGTTGGCATCTTTTAACACATTATTGCAACAG GAAAGGGAGCATCTGAAGATGATTGTTTCAAAAATTGAGGCCCACCATCCTAATGTGCTACTTGTGGAGAAAAGTGTATCTTCTCATGCTCAGGAGTATCTACTGGCAAAAGAGATCTCTTTGGTGTTAAATGTTAAGAGGCCACTTCTGGAGCGGATAGCCAGGTGCACTGGTGCTCTTATAACCCCGTCCATCGATAACATAGCCATGGCAAGATTGGGATATTGTGAGCTCTTTCACTTAGAAAAAGTTTCTGAAGAGCATGAACCTCCAAACCAGTTCAACAAGAAGCCATCAAAAACTTTGATGTTTTTTGATGGTTGCCCTAGCCGTTTAGGTTGCACG GTCTTGCTGAGGGGTTTGTGTTGTGAAGAGCTTAAGAAGGTGAAGAAGGTCTTCCAGTATGCTGTCTTTGCCGCATATCATCTGTCCCTTGAGACGTCTTTCCTTGCTGATGAGGGTGCTAGTCTACCTAAAGTTTCTGTAACACCCTCAATGGCCATACCAGAGATGACATCTTTTGATAATGCTATTTCAATGATTTCTCATACTGCTGAGCATCATTCCCCTCCTTTTAGTGATCCACCCACCGTAGATGATTCTGGAGACAGAGATGTTCTCTCTACTGCATGCCTTGAAAATTTACCATTGTGTCATGCACATGATAAAAGACCTGTTGAATCTGTTGAAATAAAAAATCATGCCAGTGAAGGATCACTAGTAACTTTAGGTCAAGGAGAGAGTCAATCAAGAGAACTACCAGAGCTGTCGAAGGTTGAGAGATCAGATGAACTTGGACCCTCTAATGAATTATATTCAGCTGCTGACAGTCATCAAAGCATATTAGTATCATTTTCTAGTCGATGTGTTCTAGATGGAAGTGTATGTGAACGTTCTCGTCTTCTTCGCATAAAGTTTTATGGCTCTTTTGACAAGCCACTTGGGCGATATCTTCAGGATGATCTTTTTGGTCAG ATACCTTCCTGTCAATCATGCAAGGAACCAGCTGAGGACCATGTCATTTGTTATACACACCAGCAAGCGAACCTCACTATAAATGTTAGACGGCTACCCTCAGAGAAGCTGCCTGGTGAATGGGACAACAAGATATGGATGTGGCATCGGTGCCTCAAGTGTGCGCAAATAGAGGGGGTCCCACCAGCAACTTGCAGAGTAGTAATGTCAGATGCTGCTTGGGGACTCTCATTTGGGAAGTTCTTGGAACTTAGTTTTTCAAATAATGCAACTGCCAACCGTGTTGCTAACTGTGGTCATTCTCTCCAAAGGGACTGTCTCCGGTTTTATGG GTGTGGAAGTATGATTGCATTCTTCCGCTATTCTCCTATTGATATTCTGTCAGTTCGTCTACCCCCATCAATTCTTGAGTTCAGTAACTACAAAGAGCAGGAGTGGTTGCTGAAAGAAACAGAGGAG CTATTGTGCAAAGCCAAAGCCTTGTATGCAGAGATATCCAGTGCTTTTCGCAGGATTGAAGAGAAATATTCCTCTCATGAACCATCAGATAAAACTGAACTGGATGACTGCATCGTGGAGTTAAAAGACTTACTTATGAAAGAAAGGATCGATTACCAT TACTTGCTTGCAACTGGTGATGCAGAAACTTCAGAAGGAGAGCAGGCAGCGGTTGACATTCTTGAACTTAATCGGTTGAGGCATTCCCTCGTGATCGCTTCACATGTTTGGGATCGTCGACTTTTATCTGTGGAGTCTCTCTTCCAAGAGAGCTCTGGTTCAGTGGGTTCAGAGGATGCTGGATCTTGTAGTGAGCTGATAGATTGGAGAAATGACATGTTTCTGAAGAATGACCCTCTTGAGCATGTCTATGAAGAGACCGAACCTGAATTCTCAAACTCAAATGAATATGATGAGAAACCTTTTCAGCCTGAACAGGAGGAGACTCGTGGGTCACCTTGTGGGCTGGAAGACTCCACGTTTTCCTCATGTGAGTTCGAGAAAGCGCAGATGGAAGGAGAGAATGGAACATCCTTGGAACGAGTTCCTTCAGGTGGTTCTGTTCTTTCTGATAAGATAGATTCTGCATGGACTGGTACTGATCGATCTCCCCAAAAAGCTCAGTTACAACGAAATGGATCTGAAGCTGCTCCTTTCAGGCAACTTGATATTCCTCCTATTGCAAGGCTAAAATCACCAGCAAGAGTTAACTCCTTCGACTCTGCACTGAGACTTCAAGATAGAATCAAGAAAGGATTGCCGCCTTCTTCAATGCATTTATCAGCAATTAGATCTTTTCATGCTTCTGGAGACTATAGAAATATGATCAGAGATCCTGTTTCCAGTGTTCAGAGAACTTATTCTCAAATGTCACCCAATGAGGCTCACAAGTTTAATCTCCTAATGAGTTCGTCACCCTCGTTTATTTCTCATGCATCTCTTATACACGACGGAGCCAGGTTAATGGTTCCACAAAATGGCTACAATGACATTGTAATAGCTGTTTATGACAGTGAACCTACTAGCATAATATCTTATGCTCTTAGTTCCAAAGAGTATAAAGACCGGGTAACTGATAAGCCAAATGTGCCTGAAAGGAGTTGGAACATGAATGACATTAGGAAGGAGAATCGAGTGGCCTCTAATCATTTAAGGTGGCAGTCTTTTGGCTCTTTAGACATGGATTATATCAATTATGGAGGCTACGGTTCTGAAGATGCTTCCGGAACAATTAATTTCCTCTTTGCAGATTCGAAGACTTCGCCTCACCTAAGGATCTCTTTTGAGGACGAATCTTCAAATGCTGGGGGAAAGGTAAAGTTTTCTGTCACTTGTTACTTTGCTAAGCAGTTTGATGCTCTCAGGAAGAAATGCTGTTGTGATGAACTGGACTTTATACGGTCTTTAAGCCGTTGCAAGAGATGGACTGCTCAAGGCGGAAAGAGCAATGTTTATTTCGCTAAGTCATTGGATGAAAGATTCATAATTAAACAAGTTCAGAAAACTGAGTTAGATTCTTTTGAAGAATTTGGACCCGACTACTTCAAATATCTAACAGATTCTGTTAGCTCAAGAAGTCCAACTTGCCTTGCTAAAATTCTGGGAATATATCAG GTTTCAGTCAAACACCTGAAAGGAGGCAGGGAGACAAAAATGGATTTGATTGTGATGGAGAATATCTTTTTTGGAAGAACAATATCTAAGGTCTATGATCTCAAGGGTTCTCTTCGATCCCGTTACAATGCAGACAAAACTGGGGCAAACAATGTGTTGTTGGACATGAATCTTCTAGAAACATTGCGTACCAAACCTATATTTCTTGGAAGTAAAGCAAAAAGAAGCCTGGAGAGAGCTGTTTGGAATGATACATCTTTTTTGGCT TCGGTTGATGTGATGGATTACTCTTTGCTAGTTGGAGTGGACGAAGAGCGCAAGGAGTTAGTCTTAGGGATCATTGATTTCATGAGGCAATATACTTGGGACAAGCATTTGGAGACATGGGTTAAGGCATCCGGCATACTTGGGGGACTAAAGAATGCATCACCAACTATTATATCTCCGATACAATACAAGAAAAGATTCAGGAAGGCGATGACAAGCTATTTTCTCACCGTGCCTGATCAATGGTCATCTTGA